The Microbacterium sp. SORGH_AS_0862 genome has a segment encoding these proteins:
- a CDS encoding SDR family NAD(P)-dependent oxidoreductase — translation MSAREADWNPHRLPDLTGRTYLVTGSNAGLGYFASEQLVNAGARVIMTGRNPNRLAAARAAVSARLPHATGAAETLLLDTSNLGSVRAAAATVRQRGRLDGLLLNAGIVHPPARRETTRDGNELVLATNALGHFALAGALLTTLAARRGRMVWLGSMSTSISKYDPTDPQLVERYSPWRAYVQSKAVTTVVGLEADRRLRDARVPVTSVIAHPGYSTSGRTVGIRGVNEPSRWGRFLDNLQAPVTQSKEHGAWPLVRALVDPDVEGGQMWGPGRVVTGLPRAAQPTAFLREPAIGERLWLMCEAATRMRWPFDAARR, via the coding sequence GTGAGCGCTCGCGAGGCGGATTGGAATCCGCACCGGCTGCCCGACCTGACGGGCCGGACCTACCTGGTGACGGGCTCGAACGCGGGCCTCGGGTACTTCGCCAGTGAGCAGCTCGTGAACGCCGGAGCGCGCGTGATCATGACAGGGCGCAACCCCAACCGGCTCGCCGCTGCTCGCGCCGCCGTGTCGGCACGCCTGCCGCACGCGACCGGCGCCGCCGAGACGCTGCTGCTGGACACGAGCAACCTCGGCTCGGTGCGCGCGGCGGCTGCCACCGTCCGTCAACGCGGACGTCTCGACGGCCTGCTGCTGAATGCCGGGATCGTGCATCCGCCCGCCCGGCGCGAGACCACGCGAGACGGCAACGAACTCGTGCTCGCCACGAACGCGCTCGGCCACTTCGCCCTGGCGGGCGCGCTGCTGACCACGCTCGCCGCCCGTCGCGGTCGGATGGTGTGGCTCGGCAGCATGTCGACCTCGATCTCGAAGTACGACCCCACCGATCCCCAGCTCGTCGAGCGCTACTCGCCGTGGCGCGCGTACGTGCAGTCGAAGGCCGTCACCACGGTCGTCGGCCTCGAGGCAGACCGGCGCCTGCGCGACGCCCGCGTGCCGGTGACGAGCGTGATCGCCCACCCCGGCTACTCCACGAGCGGCCGTACCGTCGGCATCCGCGGGGTCAACGAGCCCTCGCGCTGGGGTCGGTTCCTCGACAACCTGCAGGCTCCCGTCACGCAGTCCAAGGAGCACGGCGCCTGGCCGCTCGTCCGCGCCCTGGTCGATCCCGATGTGGAGGGCGGGCAGATGTGGGGCCCCGGGCGCGTCGTCACCGGCCTGCCCCGAGCCGCGCAGCCGACGGCGTTCCTGCGGGAGCCGGCGATCGGGGAGCGGCTGTGGCTCATGTGCGAGGCGGCCACGCGGATGCGGTGGCCGTTCGACGCAGCCCGCCGCTGA
- a CDS encoding metal-dependent transcriptional regulator: MPTSAAVDDYLKVVYQHTEWQDERITPSQLAQQLGLAPSSVTEMVQKLAAAGLVSHRRYGPITLTEKGLARAAAIVRRHRLVETWLVREYGYTWDEVHDEAEILEHALSDRLLDRIDERLGRPRFDPHGDAIPDVLGQVERVPFVLLADAAAGHVGRVLRVNDRDPDLLRELERRGLDVDHRVEVLEPAPALRVRVDGTEISIPPAAHHAIWLSA; this comes from the coding sequence GTGCCCACATCCGCAGCCGTCGACGACTACCTGAAGGTCGTGTACCAGCACACGGAATGGCAGGACGAGCGGATCACGCCGTCGCAGCTCGCGCAGCAGCTGGGGCTCGCGCCATCGAGCGTCACGGAGATGGTGCAGAAGCTCGCCGCGGCGGGGCTCGTGAGCCATCGCCGATACGGCCCGATCACGCTGACCGAGAAGGGCCTCGCGCGCGCGGCGGCGATCGTGCGTCGCCACCGCCTCGTCGAGACGTGGCTCGTACGCGAGTACGGCTACACCTGGGACGAGGTGCACGACGAGGCCGAGATCCTCGAGCATGCTCTCAGCGACCGGCTGCTCGATCGCATCGACGAACGCCTCGGGCGGCCGCGCTTCGATCCCCACGGCGATGCCATCCCCGACGTGCTCGGCCAGGTGGAGCGCGTGCCGTTCGTGCTGCTCGCCGACGCTGCGGCGGGGCACGTGGGCCGCGTGCTGCGGGTCAACGACCGCGATCCCGATCTGCTCCGCGAGCTCGAACGCCGCGGCTTGGACGTCGACCACCGCGTGGAGGTGCTCGAGCCCGCTCCTGCCCTGCGCGTCCGCGTGGACGGCACCGAGATCAGCATCCCTCCCGCGGCGCACCACGCGATCTGGCTCTCCGCCTGA